From one Xiphias gladius isolate SHS-SW01 ecotype Sanya breed wild chromosome 12, ASM1685928v1, whole genome shotgun sequence genomic stretch:
- the efs gene encoding embryonal Fyn-associated substrate isoform X1, with translation MSVSTALAKALFDNTAESPEELAFRKGDILMVLEQEQSGGPGWWLCSLHGRQGIAPANRLRLLQTAPPPGSDLRRGPSEDSVYLSPGPALARSAVSSSTEDIDGVYRSPPCVGEGRGAGAASRPGELRRVEGGRPRSHSSSGTRPRPDWDIGVAGRPRSPSLRGRGTELTATLYQTPVSPIPSAAQHARQPGALMASESVYLSPIGLPRTADEPEDTTYLVPRETVTTGHSDDCYLVPKGTPLAGDDVYQSPTGGAVATAVCSNGHSNVIGTPGTPQPKVSQDTPGMYQTPTPVGASLHRTSATVLAHQHPSQLSPAQASPRPLLKGVSPNPAVARGKSGVACHRGSPLLVRAGQVRVPGSPNFTRKPPPPAPPVRGVTRKDAQQAAPTSADSNSVPKPTAQTTSAGLQQEEDKNKETPQSKVERVNNGLEKSNNVRNKKGENQDYSDPVDDQVYDTPPSGRWQRPVPSVLGDDDGIYDTPRCVPPQANSETEVYDVPTITLNVSTSDVQPDEADDEVYSVPTLPGVPLGPGDSTTSLSGEDVAQAGKVCCVPGPEKRASGGDHNRDSSEPDCGIYDMPALTIEVLPHSSSSSSTSTRRLSVSSNGSGDVQWRASLSSLVHTVLSTASSSASTLSSRDLATSLAEILSTWKASHSGDPPPPLQQAWARLSDVLPALSAIGNAPPSEGLLSLVQLSLEESALLLQAQGRPRLPSQESLSRRPLPALPVPDGKSSGGGMGSRKGSWIQERPLPPTPQPAFPLPPAPSTVTLTVGPVDGEDDPSNEYAGIGLTPIPAPVPAGDSVGYVKLQGKPEPPPDALAENRQTQTINAEPRLTPSPPLPVSLSLEDSELLSFYSSQSLAHLSCLADAIDVLFSSVQGNQPPRIFVARGKSLIVTAHKLVFIGDTLSRLLTSADLRAKITTSGGRLCQALKAVVVATKGAAQNYPSVSATQEMVDRVAELSQQAAGFSTLLQRLAEISS, from the exons ATGTCTGTCTCC aCGGCACTGGCAAAGGCACTCTTTGACAACACGGCAGAGAGCCCGGAGGAGCTGGCTTTCCGGAAAGGTGACATCCTGATGGTTCTCGAACAGGAGCAGAGTGGTGGGCCGGGCTGGTGGCTCTGCTCCCTGCACGGAAGACAGGGTATTGCCCCTGCCAACCGCCTTCGTCTCCTCCAGACTGCCCCACCCCCAGGCTCAGATCTCCGTCGTGGCCCCAGCGAGGACTCTGTTTATCTGTCGCCTGGCCCCGCGCTGGCTCGGTCTGCTGTCAGCAGTAGTACAGAGGACATAGATGGAGTGTATCGCTCCCCGCCTTGCGTGGGTGAAGGACGAGGAGCGGGAGCTGCCTCAAGGCCTGGGGAGCTTCGCAGAGTTGAGGGTGGGCGCCCACGCTCCCATTCCAGCTCTGGCACCCGGCCTAGACCTGACTGGGATATTGGGGTGGCAGGGCGTCCACGCTCACCCTCTTTGAGGGGACGAGGAACAGAACTGACAGCCACACTTTATCAGACTCCTGTAAGTCCCATACCATCAGCAGCTCAACATGCCAGGCAACCTGGAGCTCTCATGGCTTCAGAGTCTGTGTACCTCTCCCCCATTGGATTGCCAAGGACGGCTGATGAGCCAGAGGACACTACATATTTAGTCCCTAGAGAAACAGTAACGACGGGACACTCGGACGACTGTTACTTGGTACCCAAAGGTACACCACTTGCAGGTGATGATGTTTACCAGTCCCCAACAGGAGGAGCTGTGGCTACTGCTGTTTGCTCTAATGGCCACTCTAATGTCATTGGAACACCCGGTACCCCCCAGCCCAAAGTGAGCCAGGACACACCTGGGATGTACCAAACGCCCACCCCTGTGGGAGCAAGCCTTCACAGGACTTCAGCCACAGTTTTGGCACACCAGCATCCATCTCAGTTATCCCCTGCTCAAGCATCTCCCAGACCTCTGCTGAAGGGAGTTTCACCAAACCCTGCTGTTGCCAGGGGTAAATCTGGCGTGGCCTGTCACCGGGGATCCCCGTTACTGGTCAGAGCAGGGCAGGTCAGAGTTCCCGGATCACCAAATTTTACCCGCAAacctcctccaccagcaccTCCAGTGAGAGGAGTCACAAGGAAAGATGCACAACAGGCAGCACCAACATCAGCCGATTCTAATTCTGTCCCCAAGCCCACCGCTCAGACCACCTCGGCAGGCCTGCAGCAAGAAGAGGACAAAAATAAGGAAACTCCTCAGAGTAAAGTTGAAAGGGTGAATAATGGGCTGGAGAAAAGTAACAATGTGCgtaacaaaaaaggagaaaatcagGATTACTCAGATCCTGTGGATGACCAG GTGTATGATACTCCTCCCAGTGGCAGGTGGCAGCGTCCAGTCCCATCTGTTCttggtgatgatgatggcatCTATGACACCCCTCGCTGTGTCCCACCACAAGCTAACTCTGAGACAGAG GTCTACGATGTCCCCACCATCACTCTGAATGTGTCGACATCAGATGTTCAGCCTGATGAAGCTGATGATGAAGTCTACAGTGTCCCCACACTTCCAGGTGTACCTCTGGGACCAGGAGACTCTACCACAAGCCTCTCTGGTGAAGATGTTGCCCAGGCTGGAAAAGTCTGTTGTGTCCCTGGACCTGAGAAACGAGCCAGCGGTGGAGATCATAATCGAGACTCCTCTGAGCCTGACTGTGGCATCTATGACATGCCTGCTCTGACCATTGAAGTCCTCCCTCACTCTTCCTCGTCGTCCTCCACCTCTACTCGTCGCCTCTCTGTTTCTAGTAATGGTTCGGGTGATGTGCAGTGGAGAGCCTCACTTTCCAGCCTTGTCCACACAGTGCTGAGCACAGCCTCCAGCTCGGCCTCTACCCTGTCATCACGAGACTTGGCCACCTCATTGGCTGAAATCCTGTCCACCTGGAAAGCCAGTCATTCAGGTGATCCCCCACCGCCTCTTCAGCAGGCTTGGGCTCGTCTGTCAGACGTGCTGCCAGCATTATCTGCTATTGGCAACGCTCCTCCGTCTGAGGGGCTCTTGTCACTGGTCCAGCTGTCCCTAGAGGAAAGCGCCCTCCTCTTGCAGGCTCAGGGCCGACCACGCCTGCCTTCCCAAGAATCCCTGTCCCGCAGGCCATTGCCCGCGCTCCCAGTGCCTGATGGGAAGTCATCTGGAGGTGGGATGGGCTCTCGTAAAGGTAGTTGGATCCAGGAGAGGCCCCTGCCCCCAACCCCTCAGCCTGCATTCCCCTTGCCTCCTGCTCCATCAACTGTGACTCTCACAGTGGGCCCTGTTGATGGAGAAGATGATCCCAGCAACGAGTATGCTGGGATCGGCTTGACTCCCATCCCTGCCCCAGTACCTGCGGGAGACAGTGTTGGATACGTCAAGCTGCAG GGTAAGCCTGAGCCACCTCCTGATGCCCTGGCTGAGAACAGGCAAACACAAACCATCAATGCAGAGCCAAGG TTGACCCCATCCCCTCCTCTGCCGGTGTCCCTCTCCCTGGAGGACTCGGAGCTGCTGTCCTTTTACTCCTCTCAGAGCCTCGCCCACCTCTCCTGCCTGGCGGACGCCATCGATGTGCTGTTCAGCAGCGTGCAGGGGAACCAGCCTCCCCGCATCTTCGTCGCCAGAGGAAAGAGTCTCATTGTGACGGCACACAAACTGGTGTTTATTGGGGACACGCTCTCCCGGCTTCTCACCTCTGCCGACCTCAGGGCCAAG ATCACAACCTCAGGGGGGCGACTCTGCCAGGCCTTGAAGGCGGTTGTGGTGGCAACGAAGGGCGCTGCACAAAACTACCCCTCAGTATCTGCCACCCAGGAGATGGTGGACCGTGTCGCTGAGCTCTCCCAGCAAGCGGCTGGCTTCTCCACTCTGCTCCAGCGTCTGGCGGAAATATCTTCATGA
- the efs gene encoding embryonal Fyn-associated substrate isoform X2 codes for MSVSTALAKALFDNTAESPEELAFRKGDILMVLEQEQSGGPGWWLCSLHGRQGIAPANRLRLLQTAPPPGSDLRRGPSEDSVYLSPGPALARSAVSSSTEDIDGVYRSPPCVGEGRGAGAASRPGELRRVEGGRPRSHSSSGTRPRPDWDIGVAGRPRSPSLRGRGTELTATLYQTPVSPIPSAAQHARQPGALMASESVYLSPIGLPRTADEPEDTTYLVPRETVTTGHSDDCYLVPKGTPLAGDDVYQSPTGGAVATAVCSNGHSNVIGTPGTPQPKVSQDTPGMYQTPTPVGASLHRTSATVLAHQHPSQLSPAQASPRPLLKGVSPNPAVARGKSGVACHRGSPLLVRAGQVRVPGSPNFTRKPPPPAPPVRGVTRKDAQQAAPTSADSNSVPKPTAQTTSAGLQQEEDKNKETPQSKVERVNNGLEKSNNVRNKKGENQDYSDPVDDQVYDTPPSGRWQRPVPSVLGDDDGIYDTPRCVPPQANSETEVYDVPTITLNVSTSDVQPDEADDEVYSVPTLPGVPLGPGDSTTSLSGEDVAQAGKVCCVPGPEKRASGGDHNRDSSEPDCGIYDMPALTIEVLPHSSSSSSTSTRRLSVSSNGSGDVQWRASLSSLVHTVLSTASSSASTLSSRDLATSLAEILSTWKASHSGDPPPPLQQAWARLSDVLPALSAIGNAPPSEGLLSLVQLSLEESALLLQAQGRPRLPSQESLSRRPLPALPVPDGKSSGGGMGSRKGSWIQERPLPPTPQPAFPLPPAPSTVTLTVGPVDGEDDPSNEYAGIGLTPIPAPVPAGDSVGYVKLQGKPEPPPDALAENRQTQTINAEPRYRNTHSKSTQISH; via the exons ATGTCTGTCTCC aCGGCACTGGCAAAGGCACTCTTTGACAACACGGCAGAGAGCCCGGAGGAGCTGGCTTTCCGGAAAGGTGACATCCTGATGGTTCTCGAACAGGAGCAGAGTGGTGGGCCGGGCTGGTGGCTCTGCTCCCTGCACGGAAGACAGGGTATTGCCCCTGCCAACCGCCTTCGTCTCCTCCAGACTGCCCCACCCCCAGGCTCAGATCTCCGTCGTGGCCCCAGCGAGGACTCTGTTTATCTGTCGCCTGGCCCCGCGCTGGCTCGGTCTGCTGTCAGCAGTAGTACAGAGGACATAGATGGAGTGTATCGCTCCCCGCCTTGCGTGGGTGAAGGACGAGGAGCGGGAGCTGCCTCAAGGCCTGGGGAGCTTCGCAGAGTTGAGGGTGGGCGCCCACGCTCCCATTCCAGCTCTGGCACCCGGCCTAGACCTGACTGGGATATTGGGGTGGCAGGGCGTCCACGCTCACCCTCTTTGAGGGGACGAGGAACAGAACTGACAGCCACACTTTATCAGACTCCTGTAAGTCCCATACCATCAGCAGCTCAACATGCCAGGCAACCTGGAGCTCTCATGGCTTCAGAGTCTGTGTACCTCTCCCCCATTGGATTGCCAAGGACGGCTGATGAGCCAGAGGACACTACATATTTAGTCCCTAGAGAAACAGTAACGACGGGACACTCGGACGACTGTTACTTGGTACCCAAAGGTACACCACTTGCAGGTGATGATGTTTACCAGTCCCCAACAGGAGGAGCTGTGGCTACTGCTGTTTGCTCTAATGGCCACTCTAATGTCATTGGAACACCCGGTACCCCCCAGCCCAAAGTGAGCCAGGACACACCTGGGATGTACCAAACGCCCACCCCTGTGGGAGCAAGCCTTCACAGGACTTCAGCCACAGTTTTGGCACACCAGCATCCATCTCAGTTATCCCCTGCTCAAGCATCTCCCAGACCTCTGCTGAAGGGAGTTTCACCAAACCCTGCTGTTGCCAGGGGTAAATCTGGCGTGGCCTGTCACCGGGGATCCCCGTTACTGGTCAGAGCAGGGCAGGTCAGAGTTCCCGGATCACCAAATTTTACCCGCAAacctcctccaccagcaccTCCAGTGAGAGGAGTCACAAGGAAAGATGCACAACAGGCAGCACCAACATCAGCCGATTCTAATTCTGTCCCCAAGCCCACCGCTCAGACCACCTCGGCAGGCCTGCAGCAAGAAGAGGACAAAAATAAGGAAACTCCTCAGAGTAAAGTTGAAAGGGTGAATAATGGGCTGGAGAAAAGTAACAATGTGCgtaacaaaaaaggagaaaatcagGATTACTCAGATCCTGTGGATGACCAG GTGTATGATACTCCTCCCAGTGGCAGGTGGCAGCGTCCAGTCCCATCTGTTCttggtgatgatgatggcatCTATGACACCCCTCGCTGTGTCCCACCACAAGCTAACTCTGAGACAGAG GTCTACGATGTCCCCACCATCACTCTGAATGTGTCGACATCAGATGTTCAGCCTGATGAAGCTGATGATGAAGTCTACAGTGTCCCCACACTTCCAGGTGTACCTCTGGGACCAGGAGACTCTACCACAAGCCTCTCTGGTGAAGATGTTGCCCAGGCTGGAAAAGTCTGTTGTGTCCCTGGACCTGAGAAACGAGCCAGCGGTGGAGATCATAATCGAGACTCCTCTGAGCCTGACTGTGGCATCTATGACATGCCTGCTCTGACCATTGAAGTCCTCCCTCACTCTTCCTCGTCGTCCTCCACCTCTACTCGTCGCCTCTCTGTTTCTAGTAATGGTTCGGGTGATGTGCAGTGGAGAGCCTCACTTTCCAGCCTTGTCCACACAGTGCTGAGCACAGCCTCCAGCTCGGCCTCTACCCTGTCATCACGAGACTTGGCCACCTCATTGGCTGAAATCCTGTCCACCTGGAAAGCCAGTCATTCAGGTGATCCCCCACCGCCTCTTCAGCAGGCTTGGGCTCGTCTGTCAGACGTGCTGCCAGCATTATCTGCTATTGGCAACGCTCCTCCGTCTGAGGGGCTCTTGTCACTGGTCCAGCTGTCCCTAGAGGAAAGCGCCCTCCTCTTGCAGGCTCAGGGCCGACCACGCCTGCCTTCCCAAGAATCCCTGTCCCGCAGGCCATTGCCCGCGCTCCCAGTGCCTGATGGGAAGTCATCTGGAGGTGGGATGGGCTCTCGTAAAGGTAGTTGGATCCAGGAGAGGCCCCTGCCCCCAACCCCTCAGCCTGCATTCCCCTTGCCTCCTGCTCCATCAACTGTGACTCTCACAGTGGGCCCTGTTGATGGAGAAGATGATCCCAGCAACGAGTATGCTGGGATCGGCTTGACTCCCATCCCTGCCCCAGTACCTGCGGGAGACAGTGTTGGATACGTCAAGCTGCAG GGTAAGCCTGAGCCACCTCCTGATGCCCTGGCTGAGAACAGGCAAACACAAACCATCAATGCAGAGCCAAGG taccgaaacacacacagcaagtcTACACAGATAAGTCATTGA